Proteins from a genomic interval of Enterococcus faecium:
- a CDS encoding YycH family regulatory protein — protein sequence MRISEKVVRIGLILMVALSIYFSYAIWLSPAGKSSINVDETNTQMIESQSNRKTSEVFLPLHVTWHHSGMIQETNSENLVYRLQLIIDKARFGKLSEVVSGDKSQFEQVKNLNSGFELAYNAPFLLREYKEAFDLDLDVSNLAKESENMYFTRIQFDQGNKKIRFLNYSNHLVYEANISLNWTDINKELTAKDTKWTEMTTEPSTIDTQYATKHSIKLKKYSYILSQQPYTLFRNAFFQKPDSVKNNDESNELIFYGGNETMSIHSETQVVDFRGELPEKKENASVFSESFPYISKLGSSLGNLRYFDRSDNTIDYRIFVEGFPVFGTDSRGQIGVEVGGETNGSVQVNIQTSLNTIQVPIPSDEEVELASTNEIIQQLKAKGADSNKIGSVIVGYTWQNVKETNRVVDLLPEWYVKYKDNWYSANDLLEKLPGLEAN from the coding sequence ATGAGAATCTCTGAAAAAGTCGTTCGTATAGGACTCATTTTGATGGTTGCGTTAAGCATATACTTCTCTTATGCAATCTGGCTGAGCCCAGCAGGAAAAAGTTCAATCAACGTAGATGAGACAAACACTCAAATGATCGAGTCTCAAAGCAATCGAAAAACTTCCGAAGTCTTTCTTCCGCTTCATGTTACATGGCACCATTCGGGAATGATCCAAGAAACCAACAGTGAAAATCTCGTGTACCGATTGCAATTGATCATCGATAAAGCAAGATTTGGAAAGCTTTCTGAAGTAGTTTCAGGAGACAAATCACAGTTTGAACAGGTGAAAAATCTGAACTCTGGTTTTGAGTTGGCCTATAATGCGCCTTTTTTGCTAAGAGAATACAAGGAAGCATTTGATTTAGATTTAGATGTGTCGAACTTGGCAAAAGAAAGCGAAAATATGTATTTTACTAGAATACAATTCGATCAAGGAAATAAAAAAATCCGATTTTTGAATTATTCGAACCATCTCGTATATGAAGCAAATATTTCGTTGAATTGGACAGATATCAATAAAGAATTAACAGCAAAAGACACAAAATGGACAGAAATGACAACAGAACCATCGACGATCGACACGCAATATGCTACGAAACATTCGATCAAACTGAAGAAGTATAGTTATATCCTGTCACAGCAACCCTATACACTTTTTAGAAATGCTTTTTTCCAGAAACCAGATAGCGTGAAAAATAATGATGAAAGCAATGAATTGATTTTTTACGGTGGGAATGAAACAATGTCTATCCATTCGGAAACGCAAGTAGTTGATTTTCGTGGAGAGCTGCCAGAGAAAAAAGAAAATGCTAGTGTATTTTCTGAAAGTTTCCCCTATATTAGCAAATTAGGCAGTTCTTTAGGGAACCTCAGATATTTTGACCGCAGTGACAATACGATCGATTATCGGATATTCGTGGAAGGCTTCCCGGTTTTTGGGACAGACAGCAGAGGACAGATTGGTGTGGAAGTTGGCGGTGAAACGAATGGTTCTGTGCAAGTGAATATCCAAACCAGTTTGAATACGATTCAAGTGCCGATACCTTCAGACGAAGAAGTAGAACTTGCAAGTACGAATGAAATCATCCAGCAGTTAAAAGCTAAGGGAGCAGATAGCAACAAGATTGGTTCAGTGATCGTTGGCTATACATGGCAAAATGTCAAAGAAACGAATCGTGTCGTTGATCTCTTACCTGAATGGTATGTGAAATATAAAGATAACTGGTATTCAGCTAACGACCTTCTGGAAAAATTACCTGGATTGGAGGCGAATTAA
- the walK gene encoding cell wall metabolism sensor histidine kinase WalK codes for MKRKVRFFRSVNFKIAITFILILLISIEIIGAYFIRGLERSTINTFIKDMNQTVESLATTISPELNRKDNADDEEVNANIKRFIENSATSDIIEIRVVDEKGIIRGTTDVNEQSAVGKKNDYVDINDFTTKRYVALDNDDKRVNINVQPILSPTGDAVIGALYVKSNIEQKYSEINNTAVIFFTASLIAAFISMIVSVLVARSITQPIGEMREQAIRIARGDYSRKVKVHGQDELGQLADTFNQLAERIEEAQDTMEAERNRLDSVLSHMTDGVIATDRRGKVITINDMAVSLLDIKNEEAIGQSILTLLDIEEEYTLRKLLEDPNEMVLDRSTSTLESDQMILRVDFSMIRRESGFISGLVAVLHDVTEQEKTERERREFVSNVSHELRTPLTSMRSYIEALSEGAWKDEEVAPNFLKVTLDETDRMIRMINDLLNLSRMDTGNTQLQLEYVNFNELVNFVLDRFDMMVGNQEKNYKIRREFTQRDLWVEVDTDKIIQVVDNIMNNAIKYSPDGGTITCRLLETHNNVILSITDQGLGIPKKDLNRVFERFYRVDKARARAQGGTGLGLAISREVIKAHRGAIWAESKEGKGSTFYISLPYEPYEEEWWE; via the coding sequence CTTTATACGTGGTTTAGAACGTTCCACGATCAATACATTTATTAAAGATATGAATCAAACGGTGGAATCATTAGCAACAACAATCAGCCCGGAATTGAATCGAAAAGATAATGCAGATGATGAAGAGGTAAATGCGAATATCAAAAGATTTATTGAAAACAGTGCGACTAGCGATATCATCGAAATACGGGTCGTTGACGAAAAAGGGATCATCCGAGGAACAACCGATGTCAATGAACAAAGCGCTGTGGGAAAGAAAAATGATTATGTTGATATCAATGATTTCACGACTAAACGTTATGTTGCTTTAGATAACGACGATAAACGGGTGAATATCAATGTTCAACCGATCCTGTCCCCGACCGGCGATGCCGTTATCGGGGCTCTTTACGTCAAAAGTAATATCGAACAAAAATATTCGGAAATCAATAACACAGCAGTCATTTTCTTTACTGCCTCACTAATTGCGGCATTTATTTCAATGATCGTATCTGTTTTAGTTGCTCGTTCGATTACACAGCCGATCGGTGAAATGAGAGAACAAGCCATTCGAATCGCTAGAGGAGACTACAGTCGGAAAGTCAAAGTGCATGGACAAGATGAACTTGGACAGCTGGCTGATACCTTCAATCAGTTAGCTGAACGTATTGAAGAAGCTCAAGATACAATGGAAGCTGAACGCAATCGTTTGGATAGCGTGCTATCCCATATGACAGACGGCGTCATTGCGACAGATCGCAGGGGTAAAGTCATTACGATCAATGATATGGCTGTTTCCTTGCTAGATATCAAAAACGAGGAAGCAATCGGACAATCGATTTTGACACTTTTAGATATCGAAGAAGAATATACGTTGCGGAAATTATTAGAAGATCCAAACGAAATGGTACTTGACCGTTCAACCAGTACATTGGAAAGTGATCAGATGATCTTGCGAGTAGACTTTTCTATGATCCGTCGCGAATCAGGTTTTATCAGCGGATTAGTAGCTGTCTTGCATGATGTGACAGAACAAGAAAAAACAGAACGGGAACGTCGTGAATTCGTCTCTAATGTTTCCCATGAACTTCGTACACCGTTGACAAGTATGCGTAGTTATATCGAAGCATTGAGCGAAGGTGCGTGGAAAGACGAGGAAGTAGCACCAAATTTTTTGAAGGTAACGCTAGATGAAACAGACCGAATGATTCGAATGATCAATGACCTCTTAAATCTATCTCGCATGGATACAGGTAATACCCAGCTTCAATTAGAATATGTCAATTTCAACGAGTTAGTGAATTTTGTTCTTGACCGGTTTGATATGATGGTGGGAAATCAGGAAAAAAATTATAAGATCCGTCGTGAATTTACGCAAAGAGATCTTTGGGTCGAAGTAGATACAGATAAAATCATCCAAGTAGTCGATAATATCATGAATAACGCGATCAAGTATTCACCAGATGGGGGAACGATTACTTGTCGCTTATTAGAAACGCATAATAACGTGATTTTAAGTATCACCGATCAAGGATTGGGGATTCCTAAAAAAGATCTGAACCGAGTGTTCGAGCGGTTCTATCGAGTAGATAAAGCACGTGCAAGAGCACAAGGTGGGACAGGACTTGGATTAGCTATTTCTAGAGAAGTGATTAAGGCGCATCGAGGCGCTATTTGGGCAGAGAGCAAGGAAGGAAAAGGGTCGACTTTTTATATCTCGCTGCCATATGAACCTTATGAGGAGGAATGGTGGGAATGA